Proteins from a genomic interval of Thunnus thynnus chromosome 5, fThuThy2.1, whole genome shotgun sequence:
- the LOC137182532 gene encoding myosin heavy chain, fast skeletal muscle-like: MSTDAEMALYGKAAIYLRKPEKERLEAQNKPFDAKTACYVADAKELYLKATILKKEGGKVTVKVLDTQEERTVKEDDVCPMNPPKFDKIEDMAMMTHLNEASVLYNLKERYAAWMIYTYSGLFCATVNPYKWLPVYDAEVVSAYRGKKRMEAPPHIFSVSDNAYQFMLCDRENQSVLITGESGAGKTVNTKRVIQYFATISVGGDKKKDTGKIQGSLEDQIIAANPLLEAYGNAKTVRNDNSSRFGKFIRIHFGTTGKLASADIETYLLEKSRVTFQLPDERGYHIFYQMMTNHKPELIEMSLITTNPYDFPMISMGQLTVASIDDKVELEATDNAIDILGFSGEEKMSIYKMTGAVIHHGNMKFKQKQREEQAEPDGTEDADKVAYLLGLNSADMLKALCYPRVKVGNEFVTKGQTVPQVLNSVTALAKSIYERMFLWMVIRINQMLDTKQSRQFFIGVLDIAGFEIFDFNSMEQLCINFTNEKLQQFFNHTMFVLEQEEYKKEGIIWEFIDFGMDLAACIELIEKPMGIFSILEEECMFPKATDMSFKNKLYDQHLGKNKAFEKPKPAKGKAEAHFSLVHYAGTVDYNISGWLDKNKDPLNESVLQLYQKSPVKLLALLYPPAVAEDTAKKGGKKKGGSMQTVSSQFRENLGKLMTNLRSTHPHFVRCLIPNESKTPGLMENFLVIHQLRCNGVLEGIRICRKGFPSRILYGDFKQRYKVLNASVIPDGQFIDNKKAAEKLLGSIDVDHDQYRFGHTKVFFKAGLLGTLEEMRDEKLASLVTMTQAICRGFLMRREFVKMTERRDAIYTIQYNVRSFMNVKHWPWMKVYYKIKPLLKSAETEKELMQMKENYEKMEKDLATALAKKKELEEKMVSLLQEKNDLQLQVASESENLSDAEERCEGLIKSKIQLEAKLKETTERLEDEEEINAELTAKKRKLEDECSELKKDIDDLELTLAKVEKEKHATENKVKNLTEEMASQDESIAKLTKEKKALQEAHQQTLDDLQAEEDKVNSLTKSKTKLEQQVDDLEGSLEQEKKLRMDLERAKRKLEGDLKLAQESIMDLENDKQQSEEKIKKKDFETSQLLSKIEDEQSMGAQLQKKIKELQARIEELEEEIEAERAARAKVEKQRADLSRELEEISERLEEAGGATAAQIEMNKKREAEFQKVRRDLEEATLQHEATAAALRKKQADSVAELGEQIDNLQRVKQKLEKEKSEYKMEIDDLSSNMEAVSKAKGNLEKLCRTLEDQLSELKTKNDENLRQINDLGAQKARLLTENGEFGRQIEEKEGLVSQLTRGKQAFTQQIEELKRHIEEEVKAKNALAHGLQSARHDCDLLREQFEEEQEAKAELQRGMSKANSEVAQWRTKYETDAIQRTEELEEAKKKLAQRLQEAEEQIEAVNSKCASLEKTKQRLQSEVEDLMIDVERANGLAANLDKKQRNFDKVLAEWKQKYEEGQAELEGAQKEARSLSTEMFKMKNSYEEALDQLETMKRENKNLQQEISDLTEQIGETGKSIHELEKSKKQVETEKAEIQTALEEAEGTLEHEESKILRVQLELNQIKGEVDRKLAEKDEEMEQIKRNSQRVIDSMQSTLDSEVRSRNDALRIKKKMEGDLNEMEIQLSHANRQAAESQKQLRNVQAQLKDAQLHLDDAVRAQDDIKEQAAMVERRNGLMVAEIEELRVALEQTERGRKIAEQELVDASERVGLLHTQNTSLLNTKKKLETDLVQIQSEVDDTVQEARNAEEKAKKAITDAAMMAEELKKEQDTSAHLERMKKNLEVAVKDLQHRLDEAENLAMKGGKKQLQKLESRVRELETEVEAEQRRGADAVKGVRKYERRVKELTYQTEEDKKNITRLQDLVDKLQLKVKAYKRQSEEAEEQANVHLSKCRKIQHELEEAEERADIAESQVNKMRAKSRDSGKGKEAAE; encoded by the exons ATGAGTACGGACGCGGAAATGGCCCTTTATGGCAAAGCTGCCATTTATCTCCGTAAACCAGAGAAGGAGAGGCTTGAGGCTCAAAACAAACCATTTGATGCCAAGACAGCCTGCTATGTGGCCGATGCCAAAGAGCTGTACCTGAAGGCAACAATACTCAAGAAAGAGGGTGGCAAAGTCACCGTCAAAGTCCTGGACACACAGGAG GAGAGGACAGTTAAAGAAGATGACGTCTGTCCAATGAACCCTCCCAAGTTTGACAAAATTGAGGACATGGCCATGATGACCCATCTCAATGAAGCCTCTGTCTTGTATAACCTCAAAGAGCGTTATGCAGCATGGATGATCTAC ACCTACTCTGGGTTGTTCTGCGCCACTGTGAACCCCTACAAGTGGCTCCCAGTGTACGATGCTGAAGTTGTAAGCGCCTATAGAGGCAAGAAGCGTATGGAGGCTCCACCCCAcatcttctctgtctctgacaACGCTTATCAGTTCATGCTTTGTG ataGGGAGAACCAGTCTGTCTTGATCAC TGGAGAATCTGGTGCTGGAAAGACTGTGAACACCAAGCGTGTCATCCAGTACTTTGCAACAATCTCAGTTGGTGGAGACAAGAAGAAGGACACAGGAAAGATACAG GGGTCACTGGAGGATCAGATTATCGCAGCCAATCCCTTGCTGGAGGCCTATGGTAACGCCAAAACTGTGAGAAATGACAACTCCTCTCGTTTT GGTAAATTCATCAGAATCCATTTTGGAACAACTGGCAAATTGGCTAGTGCTGATATTGAGACAT ATCTGCTGGAGAAGTCTAGAGTGACATTCCAGCTTCCTGATGAGAGAGGCTACCACATCTTCTACCAGATGATGACCAACCACAAGCCTGAGCTGATTG AAATGTCACTCATCACAACCAACCCATATGACTTCCCCATGATCAGCATGGGTCAGCTTACTGTGGCCAGCATTGATGACAAAGTTGAGCTGGAGGCCACCGAT AATGCTATTGATATCCTGGGCTTCAGTGGTGAGGAGAAGATGAGCATCTACAAAATGACTGGTGCTGTCATCCACCATGGTAACATGAAGTTCAAGCAGAAGCAGCGTGAGGAGCAGGCTGAGCCTGATGGCACAGAGG ATGCTGACAAGGTTGCTTACTTGTTGGGTCTAAACTCTGCTGACATGCTGAAGGCTCTGTGCTATCCCAGAGTGAAGGTCGGAAATGAGTTTGTCACCAAGGGACAAACTGTACCTCAG GTGCTGAACTCAGTGACTGCCCTGGCCAAGTCCATCTATGAGAGGATGTTCTTGTGGATGGTCATCCGTATCAACCAGATGTTGGACACTAAACAGTCCAGGCAGTTCTTCATTGGTGTCCTGGATATTGCTGGCTTTGAAATCTTTGAT TTCAACAGCATGGAACAGCTGTGCATCAACTTCACCAATGAGAAACTGCAACAGTTCTTCAACCACACCATGTTTGTGCTGGAGCAAGAAGAGTACAAGAAGGAGGGCATTATCTGGGAGTTCATTGACTTTGGCATGGACTTGGCTGCCTGTATTGAGCTGATTGAAAAG CCCATGGGCATCTTCTCCATCCTTGAAGAGGAGTGCATGTTCCCCAAGGCCACAGACATGTCCTTCAAGAACAAGCTGTATGACCAGCATCTTGGCAAAAATAAAGCATTTGAGAAGCCAAAGCCAGCCAAGGGCAAGGCTGAGGCCCACTTCTCCCTGGTGCACTATGCTGGTACTGTAGACTACAATATCAGTGGCTGGCTTGACAAGAACAAGGACCCACTGAATGAGTCTGTCCTGCAGCTGTACCAGAAGTCCCCAGTCAAACTTTTGGCTCTTCTGTATCCTCCTGCTGTTGCTGAGG ataCTGCAAAGAAGGGAGGCAAGAAGAAGGGTGGTTCTATGCAGACTGTGTCTTCACAGTTTAGG GAGAACTTGGGCAAGCTGATGACTAACTTGAGGAGCACCCATCCTCACTTTGTGCGCTGTCTGATTCCCAATGAGTCAAAGACTCCAG GTCTGATGGAGAACTTCCTGGTCATCCACCAGCTCAGGTGTAACGGTGTGCTGGAGGGTATCAGAATCTGCAGAAAAGGTTTCCCCAGCAGAATCCTCTATGGTGACTTCAAGCAGAG GTACAAGGTACTGAATGCCAGCGTCATCCCTGATGGCCAGTTCATTGACAACAAGAAGGCTGCAGAGAAGCTGCTTGGTTCGATCGATGTTGATCATGACCAGTACAGATTTGGACACACCAAG gTGTTCTTCAAGGCTGGTCTGCTGGGTACCCTTGAGGAAATGAGAGATGAAAAATTGGCATCTCTTGTCACCATGACTCAGGCTATCTGCCGTGGGTTCCTCATGAGAAGGGAGTTTGTGAAGATGACGGAGAGGAG GGATGCTATCTATACAATCCAGTACAACGTACGTTCATTCATGAATGTCAAACACTGGCCATGGATGAAGGTGTACTACAAGATCAAGCCTCTGCTGAAGAGTGCTGAAACTGAGAAGGAGCTGATGCAGATGAAGGAGAACTATGAGAAGATGGAAAAAGACTTGGCTACCGCTCTGGCCAAGAAGAAGGAACTGGAGGAAAAGATGGTGTCTCTCCTGCAGGAGAAGAACGATCTGCAGCTGCAAGTAGCATCT GAATCAGAGAATCTGTCAGATGCTGAGGAGAGATGTGAGGGACTTATCAAGAGTAAGATTCAGCTGGAGGCCAAACTCAAAGAGACAACTGAGAGactggaggatgaagaggaaatcAATGCTGAGCTTACTGCCAAGAAGAGAAAGCTGGAGGATGAATGCTCTGAGCTCAAGAAGGATATTGATGACCTGGAGCTGACTTTGGCCAAAGTGGAAAAGGAGAAACATGCCACTGAGAACAAG GTGAAGAATCTGACTGAGGAGATGGCCTCTCAGGATGAGAGCATTGCTAAGCTGACCAAGGAGAAGAAAGCCCTTCAGGAGGCTCATCAGCAGACTCTTGATGACCTGCAAGCTGAGGAGGACAAAGTCAACTCACTGACCAAGTCAAAGACCAAGCTTGAGCAGCAAGTGGATGAT CTTGAGGGTTCTCTGGAGCAAGAGAAGAAGCTGCGTATGGACCTGGAGAGAGCCAAGAGAAAGCTTGAGGGTGATCTGAAACTGGCCCAGGAATCTATCATGGATCTTGAGAACGACAAACAGCAGTCTgaggagaaaattaaaaa GAAGGACTTTGAAACTAGTCAGCTCCTTAGCAAGATTGAGGATGAGCAGTCAATGGGTGCTCAGCTTCAGAAGAAGATCAAGGAGCTTCAG GCCCGTATTGAGGAACTGGAGGAGGAGATTGAGGCTGAGCGTGCTGCTCGTGCCAAGGTTGAGAAGCAGAGAGCTGATCTCTCCAGGGAACTTGAGGAGATCAGTGAGAGGCTGGAGGAGGCCGGTGGTGCCACTGCTGCTCAGATTGAGATGAACAAGAAGCGCGAGGCTGAGTTCCAGAAGGTCCGCCGTGACCTTGAAGAGGCCACCCTGCAGCATGaggccactgctgctgctctgcgcAAGAAGCAGGCTGACAGCGTTGCTGAGCTGGGTGAGCAGATCGACAACCTCCAGCGTGTCAAGCAGAAGCTTGAGAAGGAAAAGAGTGAATACAAGATGGAGATTGATGACCTCTCCAGCAACATGGAAGCTGTTTCTAAAGCAAAG GGAAATCTTGAAAAGCTGTGCCGTACTCTTGAGGACCAACTTAGCGAACTGAAGACCAAGAATGATGAAAATCTCCGTCAAATCAATGATCTGGGTGCACAGAAAGCACGTCTCCTGACAGAAAATG GTGAGTTTGGCCGTCAAATTGAAGAGAAAGAAGGTCTAGTCTCCCAGCTGACCAGAGGCAAACAGGCCTTCACACAGCAGATTGAAGAGCTGAAGAGACATATTGAAGAGGAGGTTAAG GCCAAGAATGCTCTTGCCCATGGACTGCAATCAGCCCGCCATGACTGTGATCTGCTGAGGGAGCAGTttgaagaggagcaggaggccAAGGCTGAGCTGCAGCGTGGAATGTCCAAGGCCAACAGTGAGGTGGCTCAGTGGAGAACTAAGTATGAAACCGATGCTATCCAGCGCACTGAGGAGCTTGAGGAGGCCAA GAAAAAGCTTGCCCAGCGCCTTCAGGAGGCTGAGGAGCAGATTGAGGCTGTGAACTCCAAGTGTGCTTCTCTGGAGAAAACCAAACAGAGGCTCCAGAGTGAGGTGGAGGACCTCATGATTGATGTGGAGAGGGCTAATGGGCTGGCCGCCAACCTGGACAAGAAGCAGAGGAACTTTGACAAG GTGTTGGCAGAGTGGAAACAAAAGTATGAGGAGGGTCAGGCAGAGCTTGAAGGAGCTCAGAAGGAGGCTCGTTCTCTCAGCACTGAGATGTTCAAGATGAAGAACTCTTACGAGGAAGCTCTGGATCAGCTGGAGACCATGAAGCGTGAAAACAAGAACCTGCAAC AGGAGATCTCAGATCTGACCGAACAGATTGGTGAGACTGGCAAGAGCATCCATGAGCTGGAGAAGTCCAAGAAGCAGGTGGAGACAGAGAAGGCTGAGATCCAGACAGCTCTTGAAGAGGCTGAG GGCACTCTGGAACATGAAGAGTCTAAGATCCTGCGCGTCCAGCTGGAGCTCAACCAGATTAAAGGTGAGGTGGACAGGAAGCTGGCAGAGAAAGATGAGGAGATGGAGCAGATCAAGAGGAACAGCCAGAGGGTGATTGACTCCATGCAGAGCACTCTGGATTCTGAGGTCAGGAGCAGAAATGATGCCCTGAGAatcaagaagaagatggagggaGATCTGAACGAGATGGAGATTCAGCTGAGCCATGCCAATCGCCAGGCTGCTGAGTCCCAGAAGCAGTTGAGGAATGTGCAGGCACAGCTGAAG GATGCACAATTGCACCTTGATGATGCTGTCAGAGCCCAGGATGACATCAAGGAACAAGCTGCTATGGTGGAACGCAGAAACGGTCTCATGGTGGCTGAAATTGAGGAACTCAGAGTTGCCCtggaacagacagagagaggccgCAAAATTGCTGAGCAGGAGCTGGTGGATGCCAGTGAGCGTGTTGGACTTCTGCACACTCAG aaCACAAGCCTTCTGAACACTAAGAAGAAGCTTGAGACTGACTTGGTTCAGATCCAGAGTGAAGTGGATGACACTGTTCAGGAAGCAAGGAATGCAGAGGAGAAGGCCAAGAAGGCCATCACTGAT GCTGCAATGATGGCTGAAGAGCTGAAGAAGGAGCAGGACACCAGTGCTCAcctggagaggatgaagaagaaccTGGAGGTGGCTGTTAAGGACCTGCAGCACCGCCTGGATGAGGCTGAGAACCTGGCCATGAAGGGTGGCAAGAAGCAGCTCCAGAAACTCGAGTCTAGG GTGCGTGAGCTGGAGACAGAGGTTGAGGCTGAACAGAGACGTGGAGCAGATGCTGTTAAGGGTGTTCGCAAATATGAGAGGAGGGTGAAGGAACTCACCTACCAG ACTGAGGAGGACAAGAAAAACATTACCAGGCTGCAGGATCTGGTAGACAAACTGCAGCTCAAGGTGAAGGCCTACAAGAGGCAGTCTGAGGAAGCG GAGGAGCAGGCCAATGTTCATCTGTCCAAGTGCAGGAAGATCCAGCATGAGCTTGAGGAGGCTGAGGAGCGTGCAGACATTGCAGAGTCCCAGGTCAACAAGATGAGAGCAAAGAGCCGTGACTCCGGCaag GGAAAAGAAGCAGCTGAGTAA